The proteins below are encoded in one region of Bremerella sp. P1:
- a CDS encoding bis(5'-nucleosyl)-tetraphosphatase, producing MTDQSMPQTKACGFLIVKGNPIESFLLMKHPKRWDLPKGHVDEGETEMECALRELEEETGITAQDITVDPDFRYELQYVVNYKRKFGGVDALKTVVYFLARLENEVELKLTEHGDAQWFDWDPPHIIQEQTIDGLLAAVAQHVGDES from the coding sequence ATGACGGATCAATCCATGCCGCAGACCAAGGCCTGCGGCTTTCTGATTGTCAAAGGGAACCCGATCGAGTCGTTTCTGTTGATGAAGCACCCCAAGCGTTGGGACCTGCCCAAGGGGCACGTCGACGAGGGGGAAACGGAAATGGAGTGCGCCCTGCGGGAATTGGAAGAAGAGACCGGCATTACGGCCCAGGACATCACGGTCGATCCAGACTTCCGGTACGAGCTGCAATATGTGGTCAACTACAAACGGAAGTTTGGCGGCGTCGATGCCTTGAAGACTGTTGTCTATTTTCTGGCGCGACTCGAGAACGAGGTCGAACTCAAACTCACCGAGCACGGCGACGCCCAGTGGTTTGATTGGGATCCGCCCCACATCATTCAAGAGCAAACCATCGACGGACTCTTGGCGGCGGTGGCCCAGCATGTGGGTGACGAATCTTAG
- a CDS encoding transglutaminase-like domain-containing protein: MEKVEHLTHGQTKYVRTTTVEQLQIQRAGQPLKMTVENVFLASEDGALKQFTTKIDQAGSVTRFTGQTSSDGKTLSISTQGGQNQAASSDQIGWQPDYGGLHAVYRLFQKPPIKAGQERSVMALVPTMNRIAKHTIEGQKSEAVTMLDGSTITLLKTKYLTEIQGQPPLESTAWVDDAGEIVKMTSPVQNFEIYRCSQEFALSPNKTVSFDLALDTIVPVEGMPEAGLDDFKELTYQLKLKSGDPAKIFASASNQKVTPGDGHSAKLQVWRIRPETPLPAGLPKSSKPTEADLAPSPLVQFQDPAVQALLHKTAFPGADATQQAILLEKFVHDTIEEKNFSQGFLSAAEVAQGKTGDCTEHAVLLMALLRAKNFPARGALGLVYVDYGDKKGFAYHMWTEAWIGDRWMPLDATRGKGGIGVQYIKVTDTDLSGSGAFAAFLPVTQVIGQLEIDVAK; the protein is encoded by the coding sequence ATGGAGAAGGTCGAGCATCTTACGCACGGTCAGACCAAGTACGTCCGGACCACCACGGTCGAGCAGCTTCAGATCCAACGGGCTGGTCAGCCACTGAAGATGACCGTCGAGAACGTATTTCTGGCATCCGAGGACGGTGCATTAAAGCAGTTCACCACCAAGATCGATCAAGCCGGTTCCGTGACGCGGTTCACCGGCCAGACCTCCAGCGACGGCAAAACGTTGTCGATCTCGACTCAGGGAGGGCAGAATCAAGCGGCCTCAAGCGACCAAATCGGCTGGCAGCCAGACTACGGCGGGCTGCATGCGGTGTATCGCTTATTTCAAAAGCCTCCTATTAAAGCGGGCCAAGAGCGTTCCGTGATGGCCCTTGTGCCCACGATGAATCGTATCGCTAAGCACACCATTGAGGGACAGAAAAGTGAAGCCGTGACCATGCTGGACGGCTCGACCATCACTCTTCTGAAAACGAAGTACCTGACCGAGATTCAGGGGCAGCCACCCCTGGAATCGACGGCCTGGGTCGATGATGCCGGCGAAATCGTGAAGATGACCTCCCCGGTTCAAAACTTCGAGATCTACCGCTGCTCCCAAGAGTTCGCCCTGAGCCCCAACAAGACGGTTTCGTTTGATCTGGCACTCGATACGATTGTCCCGGTCGAGGGCATGCCGGAGGCTGGTCTGGATGACTTTAAGGAATTGACCTATCAGTTGAAACTGAAGTCAGGCGACCCGGCCAAGATTTTCGCGAGTGCCAGTAATCAAAAGGTCACCCCCGGCGACGGGCATTCTGCCAAGCTGCAAGTGTGGCGAATCCGTCCTGAGACTCCCCTGCCTGCCGGATTGCCGAAAAGTAGCAAGCCGACCGAAGCCGACCTGGCACCCAGCCCGTTGGTTCAGTTCCAAGATCCGGCCGTTCAGGCACTGCTGCATAAGACCGCCTTTCCCGGGGCAGATGCCACCCAGCAGGCAATCCTCCTGGAAAAGTTCGTCCACGATACGATCGAGGAGAAAAACTTCTCGCAGGGATTTCTTTCCGCTGCCGAAGTTGCGCAAGGGAAGACGGGCGATTGCACGGAGCACGCTGTTTTGCTGATGGCTCTCTTGCGTGCGAAGAACTTTCCTGCCCGCGGGGCGCTCGGCCTGGTGTATGTCGACTACGGCGATAAGAAAGGCTTCGCCTATCACATGTGGACGGAAGCCTGGATCGGCGACCGCTGGATGCCGTTGGATGCGACCCGAGGCAAAGGAGGCATCGGCGTCCAGTACATCAAAGTAACCGATACCGACCTGAGCGGCTCCGGAGCATTCGCCGCATTCCTGCCGGTAACGCAGGTCATCGGTCAGCTCGAGATCGATGTGGCGAAGTAG
- a CDS encoding pyridoxal phosphate-dependent aminotransferase → MTHPWIAERTASFDSSGIRKVFDLAANMTDPINLSIGQPDFDVPQEVKDAAIDAIQGGKNGYALTQGMPILREKLQAQINDEYGHEDRKVFVSSGTSGGLVLSMLAMVNPGDEVIIFDPYFVMYTSLVKLVGGVPVVLSTYPDFQIDVQKVADAITDKTKLILLNSPANPTGVVAKKEVVEAVSKLAQEKNIAIVSDEIYRVFTYDDSFCSPATYNENTIVIDGFSKSYGMTGWRLGFVHGPSAVIDTMIKLQQYTFVCAPQPVQWAGAAAMEVDMSSHVADYGKKRDRLIDGISDLYEISKPGGAFYVFPKAPWGTGTEFVTKAIENNLLIIPGNIFSNQNTHFRISYAATNETIDRGIEVLRKLAKEGGS, encoded by the coding sequence ATGACCCATCCCTGGATTGCCGAACGTACAGCTTCTTTCGACTCGAGCGGAATCCGTAAGGTCTTTGATCTTGCGGCGAACATGACCGATCCGATCAATCTTTCGATCGGTCAGCCGGACTTTGACGTTCCGCAAGAGGTCAAGGACGCGGCGATCGATGCGATCCAAGGAGGCAAGAACGGCTATGCTCTGACCCAGGGCATGCCCATTCTGCGGGAAAAGCTGCAGGCCCAGATCAACGACGAATATGGTCACGAGGACCGCAAGGTTTTCGTTTCCTCAGGCACCAGTGGCGGGCTCGTTCTATCGATGCTGGCCATGGTCAACCCAGGCGACGAGGTGATCATCTTCGATCCCTACTTCGTTATGTACACCTCACTGGTCAAGCTGGTGGGTGGCGTGCCGGTGGTGCTGAGCACCTACCCCGACTTCCAGATCGACGTCCAGAAGGTGGCCGATGCGATCACCGACAAGACGAAGCTGATCCTGCTCAATAGCCCGGCCAATCCGACCGGTGTGGTCGCCAAAAAGGAAGTCGTCGAGGCCGTATCGAAACTGGCCCAGGAAAAGAATATTGCGATCGTCTCGGATGAGATCTATCGCGTGTTCACGTACGACGACAGCTTCTGCTCGCCGGCGACCTACAACGAGAACACGATCGTGATCGATGGGTTCTCCAAGAGCTACGGCATGACGGGCTGGCGTTTGGGTTTTGTGCATGGACCGTCGGCGGTCATCGATACGATGATCAAGCTGCAGCAGTACACGTTCGTGTGTGCTCCGCAACCGGTCCAATGGGCCGGTGCAGCCGCGATGGAAGTCGATATGTCCTCGCACGTCGCAGACTACGGTAAGAAGCGTGATCGATTGATTGACGGCATCTCGGATCTGTACGAGATCTCGAAGCCAGGCGGTGCGTTCTACGTCTTCCCGAAAGCCCCCTGGGGAACCGGTACCGAGTTCGTTACCAAGGCGATCGAGAATAACCTGTTGATCATCCCCGGCAATATCTTTAGCAACCAGAACACACACTTCCGTATTTCGTACGCAGCGACCAACGAAACAATCGATCGCGGAATCGAAGTGCTGCGAAAGCTGGCCAAAGAAGGCGGCAGTTAA
- the rnr gene encoding ribonuclease R — MEIEEIEAKLLHHVNGPNYQPVKPKVIAKKLGLTEDDRKPFKRALKRLIRKGLVRYGANHLVKKPSAEDGDKRIVGRYQRNAKGFGFVRPQGVAPSKGREADIFVPPRRGMDAATGDLVLIRTYLGRGPGGDQRLCGEVVEVVERETHRFVGTYYETHGMALVQVDGRIFAEPIPVGDPGAKNAQPEDKVVIEMVRFPSHAHDGEAVLVEVLGKRGEPGVDLMSIIVEYDLPREFPEAALDVAREQAELFDESIPEGRRDFTPDTVITIDPIDARDFDDAISLERLDNGHWILGVHIADVSHFVPEGSALDVEARDRATSVYLPDKVIPMLPETISNNLASLQPDKVRYTRTAIIEFTPEGARVNCEVCKGAILSKRRFAYEEVDEYLADREPWKEKLTPEVFGLLGRMHELAMMLRKRRFARGSMELSMPELKLDINKDGEVIGAHTVENTESHQIIEEFMLAANEAVAEALFDRDLFFLRRAHASPDPKKLADLTEFVRDLGIECDSLESRFEIIRVLNEVKGKPEQAAVNYAVLRSMQKAVYSPDEIGHYALASEHYCHFTSPIRRYPDLTIHRMFDLIEHGVRPPQDFGQMQLEGEHCSEREQRAADAERELVKIKLLTYMSTRIGEEVDAVVTGVESFGLFVQALDVPADGLVRIDSLNDDFYRYDQTTHSLVGHHEGNSFRLGDVLTVRIARVDLDRRELDYQFIEKTGEQSSKQPAKSLGGGRSGGSKYKPKVQSSSMKFSAQSSRPKKGGRDGHKSKQGTSPSRPKKDKRSKRRGR; from the coding sequence ATGGAAATAGAAGAAATCGAAGCAAAGTTACTTCATCACGTAAACGGACCGAACTACCAACCGGTCAAACCAAAAGTCATCGCCAAAAAGTTGGGCCTAACCGAGGATGATCGGAAGCCCTTCAAACGAGCCCTGAAGCGGCTCATTCGGAAAGGATTGGTTCGCTACGGAGCTAATCATCTGGTCAAAAAGCCCTCGGCTGAAGATGGCGACAAGCGGATTGTTGGCCGTTATCAACGCAACGCCAAAGGATTTGGATTCGTCCGCCCGCAAGGTGTTGCTCCCTCCAAAGGTCGCGAAGCCGATATCTTTGTCCCGCCGCGGCGAGGAATGGATGCCGCCACCGGCGACCTGGTGCTCATTCGTACTTACCTGGGACGGGGTCCTGGCGGCGACCAACGCCTGTGCGGCGAAGTCGTCGAGGTGGTCGAACGCGAAACGCATCGTTTCGTGGGAACGTACTACGAGACCCATGGCATGGCCCTGGTACAGGTCGATGGACGCATCTTCGCCGAGCCGATCCCGGTAGGAGATCCCGGCGCGAAGAATGCCCAGCCGGAAGACAAAGTCGTGATCGAAATGGTCCGCTTTCCTTCGCATGCCCATGATGGCGAAGCGGTCCTCGTGGAAGTGCTGGGCAAGCGTGGCGAACCCGGCGTCGACTTGATGTCGATCATCGTCGAATACGATCTGCCACGCGAGTTCCCCGAAGCAGCGTTGGACGTTGCCCGCGAACAAGCCGAGTTGTTTGACGAGTCGATCCCCGAAGGTCGGCGAGACTTCACCCCGGACACGGTCATCACGATCGATCCGATCGATGCCCGCGACTTCGACGACGCGATCAGTTTAGAACGGCTCGACAACGGTCACTGGATCCTCGGTGTGCATATCGCCGACGTTTCGCACTTCGTTCCCGAAGGAAGTGCGTTGGATGTCGAAGCCCGTGACCGTGCGACCAGTGTCTACTTGCCGGACAAAGTCATTCCGATGTTGCCGGAAACGATCAGCAACAACCTGGCCAGCTTGCAACCGGACAAGGTGCGGTACACGCGAACGGCGATCATCGAGTTCACTCCGGAAGGTGCCCGCGTGAACTGTGAAGTTTGCAAGGGAGCAATCCTCAGCAAACGCCGCTTCGCCTATGAAGAAGTGGACGAGTATCTGGCCGATCGCGAGCCGTGGAAGGAAAAGCTGACGCCGGAAGTCTTCGGCTTGCTCGGCCGTATGCACGAACTCGCGATGATGCTCCGCAAGCGTCGATTCGCTCGTGGCAGCATGGAACTGAGCATGCCGGAATTGAAGCTCGACATCAACAAAGATGGCGAAGTGATCGGCGCGCACACGGTCGAAAACACCGAGAGCCATCAGATCATCGAAGAGTTCATGCTGGCGGCCAATGAAGCGGTGGCCGAGGCGCTGTTCGACCGTGATTTGTTCTTCCTGCGTCGTGCCCATGCTTCGCCTGACCCGAAGAAACTAGCCGACCTGACCGAGTTCGTCCGCGATCTGGGCATTGAGTGCGATAGCCTGGAAAGCCGGTTCGAGATCATCCGAGTCTTGAACGAAGTCAAAGGAAAGCCAGAGCAAGCCGCGGTCAACTATGCCGTGCTGCGAAGCATGCAGAAGGCGGTGTACAGTCCTGACGAGATCGGTCACTACGCCTTGGCGAGTGAGCACTATTGCCACTTCACCTCGCCGATTCGCCGCTACCCTGACCTGACGATCCATCGCATGTTCGACTTGATCGAGCATGGCGTCCGGCCGCCGCAAGACTTCGGCCAGATGCAGCTCGAAGGAGAGCACTGCAGCGAACGCGAGCAACGGGCCGCCGATGCCGAGCGGGAACTGGTCAAAATCAAACTGCTCACCTACATGAGCACCCGCATCGGTGAAGAAGTCGATGCCGTGGTGACTGGGGTCGAATCGTTTGGGCTCTTCGTCCAGGCCTTGGATGTCCCGGCCGACGGTCTGGTCCGGATCGATTCGCTCAACGATGACTTCTACCGTTACGATCAGACCACCCATAGCTTGGTGGGACATCACGAAGGGAATTCGTTCCGACTGGGCGATGTCCTGACGGTGCGGATCGCCCGGGTCGACCTCGATCGACGCGAACTCGACTACCAGTTCATCGAAAAGACGGGCGAGCAAAGCTCCAAGCAACCGGCCAAGTCGCTGGGCGGGGGCCGGTCTGGCGGCAGTAAGTACAAGCCGAAGGTGCAGAGCTCGAGCATGAAGTTCTCGGCCCAATCAAGCCGTCCCAAGAAGGGTGGCCGGGATGGTCATAAGTCGAAGCAAGGGACTTCGCCGTCTCGCCCGAAGAAGGATAAACGCTCGAAACGACGGGGACGGTAG